The Papaver somniferum cultivar HN1 chromosome 3, ASM357369v1, whole genome shotgun sequence genome includes a region encoding these proteins:
- the LOC113356468 gene encoding uncharacterized protein LOC113356468 — translation MMNKRSIYIWGISILCFLVLMIVTPTYPQDQDYHNFADQRTFLGIPNMLNVVSNFPFLIVGLIGLVLCHHGNYFRLSLQGELWGWTCFFVGVAAVGFGSSYYHLKPNDATLVWDRLPMTVAFTSIVAIFIIERVDEKKGTISIIPLVMVGIISILYWRYFDDLRPYGVVQFVPLIAIPAMAILLPPMYTHSTYWLWAAGFYLLAKVEEQEDKVIYGWTHHIVSGHTLKHLCAAMVPVFLALMLAKREIEPQRQSLLTTWRISYGRVKESRLNGERQEYDYTEVRTTES, via the exons ATGATGAATAAAAGAAGTATATACATATGGGGAATTTCGATTCTTTGTTTTCTGGTTTTGATGATTGTCACTCCTACTTATCCTCAAGATCAAGACTATCATAATTTCGCTGATCAGCGCACTTTCTTAG GGATACCTAATATGTTGAATGTGGTTtcaaacttcccatttcttattgtTGGTCTTATTGGCTTGGTGCTCTGCCACCATGGAAATTATTTTAGATTAAG CTTGCAGGGAGAATTGTGGGGTTGGACATGTTTTTTCGTTGGTGTGGCAGCTGTTGGTTTTGGTTCGTCTTACTATCATCTCAAGCCAAATGATGCTACACTAGTGTGGGATCGCTTGCCT ATGACTGTAGCATTCACATCAATCGTGGCTATTTTTATTATTGAAAGAGTTGAtgaaaagaaaggaacaatatctATCATTCCTCTAGTGATGGTGGGTATAATAAGCATTTTGTATTGGCG TTATTTTGATGACCTACGCCCATATGGAGTAGTCCAGTTCGTCCCTCTTATTGCTATTCCTGCTATGGCTATCTTATTGCCCCCAATGTATACACATTCCACTTACTGGCTGTGGGCTGCAG GATTTTACCTCTTGGCTAAAGtggaagaacaagaagataaagTGATCTACGGATGGACTCATCATATTGTTAGTGGACATACTCTCAAGCATTTGTGTGCCGCAATGGTTCCTGTTTTCCTAGCACTCATGCTTGCAAAGAGAGAAATTGAACCCCAGAG GCAAAGTTTGCTCACGACATGGAGAATCTCCTATGGGAGAGTTAAAGAAAGTCGCTTGAATGGGGAGCGTCAAGAATATGACTACACTGAAGTTAGAACCACAGAATCATAG